The DNA window TGCAACAATCGTTAATCTCATCTTCCTACCACACACTCACTTGAGCCCCAGtatttatgttatgtccagAATGAACAAGATGACTAAATCATTTATCTATTGACTGATTGTTCTGCATATCGAATGAAAAAAAGTtatgaaggagaaacagaagtTTATTTACTGCATATATAGAGAAGTGAACAACTATAAGTCGGTATAAATCAGACCGtttgtttaaaagtagtttGTTAGCGCACTTAGCTTGTATGTTtggggaggaggaagggtggGGGATCTTGGTGAGTTTCAGGTTTATTTAGCTTTTATGTTCATAAAAATTGGAAAGGTATCATTTACAATTAAACTAAAATTTGAAGCcatcaaatgtgttttctaaatcagggaGTGGAAATTTGGGGTTTTGTGAACGTTGGCTGTTTTGTCAGCTCTTCAGAAAACCCTCAGATTTTCAAGGGTGTCTCCACACAGTTCTTATGTTTAAGTGTGATTTTATTTGGAGCTTGAGTCTAAATGGGTTTCTTCTTTTTACTGCTTTagaaacaaagacatgtttATTTTAGTAGACATAAATAACCTATCAATCATCATCGAGGTCGATCAAACATGACAAAGCTTGGGTTTTTATGttaaccaaaataaaaaattacgTTTTCTCGCAGCTATGTTGTTGACTCACCTCTGCTTTGGATTTGTGCAGCACAAACCCTCTGGTCCATTGAGCTCCCTCGTTGGCCTCACGGATGTTGAATTCCACCTTGGCCCGCTCCTTGTCTTGCACGGCTTTCCATTCGTCCAGAGTCATTTCCTTGGGCCCTTCTTCCTTGACCTCCTCTACCTCATTCTCCCTTCAACAAAGACGAGACACAAAGGGTTGAGTGTTACTAGAAGTCTTAACATAACCTTTCAACTTAACttatgttattataaatttagGCTTATCTGCACATCCCTCTGTTATATTGTAGACTACAGCAATGCCAAAATCTCAAAAATGATTCTTGTAATCTATACCAagatgaataaaacaagaaaattcATACTTGTTCTCAGAGTCAGCCGGTGGATGCTCCTCTCCTTCAGGGGTCTCTTCAGTGTTGGTTGATTGGTCAAGCTCACTAttaagaggagaaaaaaatttGTTGGCACTATTTTGAACCAGGATACAGTGTGAATACTAGGATGATACAGCATGATGAACTCATGCACTCAAACtgatgaaatcaaaaaaaggcaACCGATACTacaaaaacacacccacaaccCATCTCCAAATGTGACTCCTGTTCCCTGACTAGCATTACGTCACTTAGTGTCttctaaaaacacaacatgagaaaTGAACACAGTAGTGTTATATATGTATGGTCACAATTGgagtttgtgcatgtattctaaAACTCCCTCATCTCTCATAATGCAAAGTTTGTCATTGTAACTACAGACACTTACTTGAGCTCATCCTTGACGGTGCCCCAGTTGTGAGATCCACTTCCACCACGCTTCTCCTCACCCTTCAGACTACTGAAACAACATTTGCTTTAGCCACGATCACTGCACATGTACTAAATAAAAACTAACGAATATCTTTAACGGACCATGGGTGAATTCGTTTTTTATTCTAAAAAAGTACTTACGTTTTGTCGCTGCCACTGTGTCTATCGAATTCTCGTTTGCCCCGGGAGTCAAAGCCATCGCTGCGAGGCATGCCGCGGCCTCTGCCTCCACGAGCCCCTCTGCCGGCACCGCCGCCACCACGTCCTCTCATGGGCCTGTCACCGATTGGTCtgaagagaaagatgatgaTTATCAGTCTTCTCTTTTGCAAAGTACAAGTTTCTTTGCCGGTCATAAGCTTAGCCCTATTTTCATGAATTCAGCTGGGGGGAGTTAAGACAAAATATGAATTTCTTTTAGCTGCcttaaatgacatttaaagaaaaacaaagagattgTGGCTTCTGCCGATAGGTAGTCTAAATTTAGATTTGGACttcatttttttgttgcatTGGTCTTAAAACGTAAACTGATCAAGTTAGTTTGCATGCAGCAGTCGGGGCCAAACATACTAAGCCTTATCATTGCAAACAACGCCTTAAACAGTTGCTGTCCATActcgcccccccgcccctccctccAACTTATGATACTAAGGGCCTCCACCGGGTCTCCCCTGTGTTCATTTTGCAGCAGCCTGCACTCATTTTACacgttaacaataaacaccatcactagTCTGAAATTATTTGGACCTGGACAGTACTttagtttactttgtgttgatgtgattcGCTCAAAAGTTTATGAGATATATTTAAAGTTGCAGTGGGTAGAATGTGGTgacaccctccccttccaaacatgaaagagaactgTGGTAACCtttagtttttataaaaactcatagggtgtttagtttgtccagtctgggctaccacaaaaacatggctgcctccatagagaggataTATATTAcgtaaatattaagtatttcaATAAAAAGGGCctattctagggtaaataaaacaatctgtttaatttagatgaaacacagtcgtgaaaacatcactaggattattttatattgaatttctgtcaatagattTCTTTCTCCTAAATCTTatacactggacctttaaaacacattgaaaaaagtCTAACATTTTGCACACATGGGGGTCGTCCTGCCCCTGATGCAAAAAAAGTTACTGTTCAATTATACTCACTTCTCAACTGAGAATTCACCACCCTCAGTCTTCTCACCGCCTTCTCCAGCGGGCCTTTCAAAGCGACGAGGGGGCCGCCTGTCCGCAGGCCGTCTGTCTGTGGGGGGGCGCCCTTCGCCCTGGCCGCCTGGGCCGCCCTGGGGTCTGGGGCCGTCACCCTCTGGCTTGCGCCCCATTCTCCTCATGCCGGGACCTAGGATTGATCACAACAGTGGGGTTAGAGGACCGATGGGATTGATAGATCAGGACCCACCATTGAGCATCAGACATGAGAAAGAAGACAGTGTTATTGTTCTGTCTAAATGGAGCAAAATTTCAacgaatgtgtttttttttttatatatatcaaCTGGTAAAATCCATTTCTTGTGATTAatgatgtgtatttatttgtttatactatttttatatacccTACGACTTGTTataataatattgtaatattaaaacagcaaaaacttCAGTCTCCATCAAGTTCCCAAAATGTGTTACCGATTGTAAGGTAGAAATTTTGTACAGAGGGCTGTGATTTCACTTGATGGGGACTGAGGTGTTTCCTGCATGTTCACTCATCTCCCACTTTGTTTCGATGTGTGCTGACCACCTGAATCACGGAGTCACTGAATGGAATTAACCCCTTCATAGTCTTTAACCCCTCAACCCGTGGAGCACATGGTCGAATGTGACAGACCCAATCCCACCCCTGGCCTAAACCACCAGCTACCAAAATAGACACCCTGCAGGACACAGTGGCAGCTGGGCGCACCGTGGTCGTCGCACCTGTCTCATCTTCTCCCCAGCAAACAGATACGAGCCCACTTGGCAGCGTGACCTGCTGATAATGGCCATTTAACTGGTCTGAGAGCAGATCTCCACCCAACACTGGATGCTCCACTCCTGCGTGACGTCAACTCAACGTGGTGCACACACGTTGGAACATCAGGGCATAAACTTGGCCTCCATTTTCAAAAGCCAAGGTGGTAGATTGAATATTGATACAATCTACAAAGAGGATATCTGCTGAAGTCACACGTACGAAATGAAACGCGCAGAAGCAGGTCAGGCGCATGCCCGAGCGGGTAATGTGCGCCAATGGGAAGTGGCAGCTCGGAGCGTCCACACGCCCCACACGGCCACCACGAGGTTCATCCCCGGGAGAGCTCGGCTCAGCCACCGCCATTACAATAAAACTGCGGTTCGACATTGATCTACGATTGAGTTTTAACCAATGACGTTTGATTTAACATGAACATaattttaatgcatttatttattttatattaaaacgtaataaaaatatgtgtaaataACCGCAGGAATGGGCCTGATCTGGCACCAAGTGGCCTCAGACACAGCACGGTAACGTGAATGCATGTATCGGCCACTTTTTCCGGATGCCCAGGCTTTCGGGTTCCACCTGCTCAACAAGGCCGATGGGGAGACGAGCCAAAACAAGTCGGCCCGTAAACCGATTCCTCGGTGAATAGCTGGAGGTGCACAGCCTGCAGCTATTCACCTTGGTAAAAAATGTCCTTGTTCGCAGAAATGACAGCGCACAGGGACACAATAGCAGCCATGCGGACCTCATGTCATGGGGGCTTACGAACCGTCGCTAGCTAGGAAACGAGCACCATAGCCTGTTAGCTAAACACCCTTTCAGCCCCAGCCTGCCCGGGAGCTCAAACCGTGAAACCGGGCTTACCATCTTTCTTGAGTGGGACGGGGGCCTGGATCTCTTCTTTCTTGTCGGTGAGCGGgacctttctttctttctgggTTTCTTTCTTTGGGTGCTTCGCACCCTGGGCTGCGGTCTTGGCGGCACCAGGGAGAAGAGCAGCCTCCTTCTTCCTCGCTTCGGCCTGCTTCAGAAGCTCGAACGGATCCGACTCGTCGTCAAATAGCTGGTCGAACCGATTGGTTATCGGACAACCAAAGCCTTCTTGCATTTGTCCGGGCATGATGGCGCCCCTTCAGCAGGATTTTCCTCCGATTCTACGAGGCTTGGTGCGAACACTTCGCTAGATGAAGCCACAAGATGGCTGGGAAAAGGACCTTCTTCTCTTCCGGCGCGATAGACATCCGGGACCTCGGGGCTGTGCGCGGCTGGGGCGTGTAGTTCTTTGAAAGCGAGCAAACAATGGACGTCGATAGAGGACACGTCATCAGAAAAACTACTGTTCCCACAATGCCGTTCTCAGCGCTGTTGCTAGCCTCTGTGCAGGAAAAGCATGGTAATTACCTTACACACTGTTGTGTTGACTCCTCGTGGAAACGTCCCGAGACTCTGTTACTGCTGCGCCACCACGTTATCAGCTTTAAAGAGACAAATAGAGCTGAACGAGTCCTTCTTCCTTGTTTTATCCAGACATTATACATTAGTTAACCTCTAACACAGCAGGTGCATCTGCTAGCTGCTGTGTTGTAATTTACCTAGGAAGACATGATCAGAGCAAAGGTCAAACATATAATTTTGGAATTACAGTCAAAATCTAACAGGGAAAAACTGCACAGGCAGACTGTCATGTCCAGGTCCtgacatttatgtattttgaaGTATTCACACTCCACTGAGCCCCAGGCTCTTTTTAAACCCTGCATGTAAACATTTCACACTTGCACCACTCCTCGGGGTAGCAAAACCTGATCCATAGCAAACGTACCGTACTCAGCAGTGAAAACAGCCTGATAGTTGGGTTATTCAGACAGCGTGAAAAGTGGTCATAGCGTGGTaaagacaaatatttattttaaagtgtcaaatattttcatttggtCATGGTTTTATATGTTGTGGCCCTTGATATTGTTAAAATGTTGCATTAACTCAAAAGTATCATGTTTGAGAAGCCATGTTTGGGCACTAATATATTGAAAAGTATTATACCTATCCTTAATGTAAAATATGCTGTATGGATGAGGAAAGGACCCATTCACATTTAGTGTAGATCCAGATCAGTGGGCGTGTCCAGgattttttctgtctgtctttaacattgtgattttttccacatttctatTGATTTCTCACACAATACTTCATTAACCTTGAGAAAAACCAGGCACACTCTAGGCCTTGTCCCTATAATACCACATTGTGGGGaaaagtgcaaaatgcaaaagtATGATATTGAGGATATCACAAACCACTTTTTTCCACCAATAtactttttcattgttttatgtGAATATTTGAGGTCTCTACCAATAATGAAAATGAAGGTATAAAGAATGGAGCAGGACAGTTTTATTAATCAGTCATTTTTATAGGGCCAGAGTGGTGCATGGTGTAGCTTAACATAAAGTACATGGAAATAACTTTGTTTTGTGTATACAGTACCTGTATCCTTCCATGTTCCCTTCACATAAAAATACACAGTTAAAGGCATTGTTTTCCTTTAGGAAAAAAGAAGTGCTTGATAAAGAAGCAGGGTGTACGGCTGCATGTTTTGCCCTTTTGTTTTGGATAGTTgttaaaattaat is part of the Limanda limanda chromosome 9, fLimLim1.1, whole genome shotgun sequence genome and encodes:
- the serbp1a gene encoding SERPINE1 mRNA binding protein 1a isoform X2, producing the protein MPGQMQEGFGCPITNRFDQLFDDESDPFELLKQAEARKKEAALLPGAAKTAAQGAKHPKKETQKERKVPLTDKKEEIQAPVPLKKDGPGMRRMGRKPEGDGPRPQGGPGGQGEGRPPTDRRPADRRPPRRFERPAGEGGEKTEGGEFSVEKPIGDRPMRGRGGGGAGRGARGGRGRGMPRSDGFDSRGKREFDRHSGSDKTLKGEEKRGGSGSHNWGTVKDELNELDQSTNTEETPEGEEHPPADSENKENEVEEVKEEGPKEMTLDEWKAVQDKERAKVEFNIREANEGAQWTRGFVLHKSKAEVKKEDLIETPKVEEPKPQLEDEHHFRKPANDITAQLEINFGDLGRPSRGRGGPRGGRGGRGRGGPSGAEAPRPVRTVRTDKPSSASVPNVDDPEAFPALA
- the serbp1a gene encoding SERPINE1 mRNA binding protein 1a isoform X1 gives rise to the protein MPGQMQEGFGCPITNRFDQLFDDESDPFELLKQAEARKKEAALLPGAAKTAAQGAKHPKKETQKERKVPLTDKKEEIQAPVPLKKDGPGMRRMGRKPEGDGPRPQGGPGGQGEGRPPTDRRPADRRPPRRFERPAGEGGEKTEGGEFSVEKPIGDRPMRGRGGGGAGRGARGGRGRGMPRSDGFDSRGKREFDRHSGSDKTSLKGEEKRGGSGSHNWGTVKDELNELDQSTNTEETPEGEEHPPADSENKENEVEEVKEEGPKEMTLDEWKAVQDKERAKVEFNIREANEGAQWTRGFVLHKSKAEVKKEDLIETPKVEEPKPQLEDEHHFRKPANDITAQLEINFGDLGRPSRGRGGPRGGRGGRGRGGPSGAEAPRPVRTVRTDKPSSASVPNVDDPEAFPALA